Proteins from one Gordonia westfalica genomic window:
- a CDS encoding PE-PPE domain-containing protein gives MIELLWVDGTWAPRGGSPASEALRRALDPRKVKFTYVPYPADFGPATGMGDLSYEESKAIGAAALDRAVTESRELVVVGGYSAGAAVAVKYARDILPRRPRHQVLAVATLGDPHTPVHHGRSGIAGALHVPRPRFTEWAPGDPIADLPLGSPLRTVADLTGWMSVRTPEAARAWAFKTAERLAVAQPWWNPFRWPDFARAGEDIRNYLGTAHSTDYDGGGHAKRLARMIEGVS, from the coding sequence ATGATCGAACTTCTCTGGGTCGACGGAACTTGGGCACCCCGCGGCGGCTCCCCCGCGTCGGAGGCGCTGCGCCGCGCGCTCGACCCCCGCAAGGTGAAGTTCACGTATGTGCCGTACCCGGCCGACTTCGGCCCGGCGACCGGCATGGGCGACCTGTCGTATGAGGAGTCGAAAGCGATCGGCGCGGCAGCGTTGGATCGAGCTGTCACCGAATCCCGCGAACTCGTGGTCGTCGGCGGCTACAGTGCGGGCGCGGCGGTCGCAGTGAAGTACGCGCGCGACATCCTGCCTCGGCGGCCTCGCCATCAGGTGCTCGCCGTCGCGACGCTGGGCGACCCGCACACGCCGGTGCATCACGGCCGGTCCGGGATCGCCGGGGCGCTGCACGTCCCGCGGCCTCGGTTCACCGAGTGGGCGCCGGGTGATCCGATCGCCGACCTGCCGCTAGGTTCACCGCTGCGCACGGTCGCCGACCTAACCGGGTGGATGTCGGTGCGCACACCCGAGGCCGCCCGCGCCTGGGCGTTCAAGACCGCTGAACGTCTGGCGGTGGCGCAGCCGTGGTGGAATCCGTTCCGCTGGCCCGATTTCGCGCGTGCGGGGGAGGACATCCGCAACTATCTCGGCACTGCGCATTCCACGGACTACGACGGTGGTGGCCACGCTAAGCGGTTGGCCCGCATGATCGAAGGGGTGAGTTAG
- a CDS encoding DUF7620 family protein, which translates to MWGFKTKGASAHEVDARSKRNARSAEEARSESARLAERARPVQRELRDQLERNHWAELIFGRLN; encoded by the coding sequence ATGTGGGGATTCAAGACCAAGGGGGCGAGCGCGCACGAAGTTGATGCGCGCTCGAAGCGAAACGCGCGATCGGCCGAAGAAGCCCGGTCCGAAAGCGCACGGCTCGCCGAACGGGCGCGGCCGGTACAGCGGGAGCTTCGTGACCAGTTGGAACGCAACCACTGGGCCGAGCTGATCTTCGGAAGGCTGAACTAG
- a CDS encoding putative phage holin, whose amino-acid sequence MELIADWALVVLAVLATVYTICYAAWQYWWKERVSLIYLGKSTLMSLVFLQISASVWAGTDYPGRAWIRFILYSGGAVMMLALLVMLLVLQYKTRRDRWAAGDFRRPWQVWRDEIRAWWAGRS is encoded by the coding sequence GTGGAGCTGATAGCCGACTGGGCACTTGTGGTGCTCGCCGTGCTGGCCACCGTCTACACCATCTGCTACGCCGCATGGCAGTACTGGTGGAAGGAGCGGGTGTCACTCATCTACCTAGGCAAGTCGACCCTGATGTCGCTGGTCTTTCTCCAGATCTCGGCGTCAGTGTGGGCGGGTACTGACTATCCGGGGCGGGCGTGGATTCGATTCATCCTGTACTCGGGTGGCGCCGTGATGATGCTCGCGCTCCTGGTGATGCTGCTGGTGTTGCAGTACAAGACCCGCCGTGACCGTTGGGCGGCAGGCGACTTCCGCCGGCCATGGCAAGTGTGGCGCGACGAGATCCGAGCATGGTGGGCAGGACGGTCATGA